Proteins from a genomic interval of Bombus affinis isolate iyBomAffi1 chromosome 14, iyBomAffi1.2, whole genome shotgun sequence:
- the LOC126924593 gene encoding uncharacterized protein LOC126924593 isoform X1: MNTVTIVLLLSMCFCALCGATPVSSLDQVELIPSNCTNETATQLQRVTRQSPSINFVEGIGSDILRIPTNLLANIISFILSIIDGIKSTFLSWIGNIESFLQNPLTLLNNNQNSNQRRRRSNVSNGLSDLISDLPNLLNLPVSYFQQATSSVGDSVASKVQYVVKVIIRLIWNFITTKVLPWLDDVLNRIKQSNTLPSFLNDAIGDANFVYSLLRLFTGITSNSS, translated from the exons ATGAACACCGTTACGATCGTCTTATTGTTGTCCATGTGCTTTTGCGCACTGTGTGGGGCTACTCCTGTTTCTTCTCTCGATCAAG TAGAGCTTATCCCGAGCAACTGTACCAACGAGACTGCTACGCAGTTGCAGCGCGTCACACGGCAGTCTCCTTCAATCAACTTCGTCGAAGGAATCGGATCGGATATTCTTAGAATTCCGACCAACCTGTTGGCCAACATCATATCCTTTATCCTTTCGATCATCGACGGGATCAAATCAACGTTTCTCTCGTGGATCGGAAACATCGAATCGTTCCTCCAAAACCCTTTAACACTGCTCAATAACAATCAGAATTCTAATCAGAGACGACGAAGATCAAATGTGTCGAATGGCCTATCAGATTTAATAAGTGATTTGCCGAACTTGCTAAATTTACCGGTAAGCTATTTCCAACAAGCGACAAGCTCGGTCGGAGACTCTGTCGCTTCAAAAGTCCAATATGTCGTAAAAGTTATAATAAGATTGATATGGAACTTTATAACCACGAAAGTATTACCCTGGCTGGACGATGTACTCAACAGAATCAAGCAGTCAAATACTTTGCCATCCTTTTTGAACGACGCGATTGGAGATGCGAATTTTGTTTATTCCCTTTTGCGCCTGTTCACTGGAATCACCTCGAACAGTTCATGA
- the LOC126924593 gene encoding uncharacterized protein LOC126924593 isoform X2 — protein MNTVTIVLLLSMCFCALCGATPVSSLDQELIPSNCTNETATQLQRVTRQSPSINFVEGIGSDILRIPTNLLANIISFILSIIDGIKSTFLSWIGNIESFLQNPLTLLNNNQNSNQRRRRSNVSNGLSDLISDLPNLLNLPVSYFQQATSSVGDSVASKVQYVVKVIIRLIWNFITTKVLPWLDDVLNRIKQSNTLPSFLNDAIGDANFVYSLLRLFTGITSNSS, from the exons ATGAACACCGTTACGATCGTCTTATTGTTGTCCATGTGCTTTTGCGCACTGTGTGGGGCTACTCCTGTTTCTTCTCTCGATCAAG AGCTTATCCCGAGCAACTGTACCAACGAGACTGCTACGCAGTTGCAGCGCGTCACACGGCAGTCTCCTTCAATCAACTTCGTCGAAGGAATCGGATCGGATATTCTTAGAATTCCGACCAACCTGTTGGCCAACATCATATCCTTTATCCTTTCGATCATCGACGGGATCAAATCAACGTTTCTCTCGTGGATCGGAAACATCGAATCGTTCCTCCAAAACCCTTTAACACTGCTCAATAACAATCAGAATTCTAATCAGAGACGACGAAGATCAAATGTGTCGAATGGCCTATCAGATTTAATAAGTGATTTGCCGAACTTGCTAAATTTACCGGTAAGCTATTTCCAACAAGCGACAAGCTCGGTCGGAGACTCTGTCGCTTCAAAAGTCCAATATGTCGTAAAAGTTATAATAAGATTGATATGGAACTTTATAACCACGAAAGTATTACCCTGGCTGGACGATGTACTCAACAGAATCAAGCAGTCAAATACTTTGCCATCCTTTTTGAACGACGCGATTGGAGATGCGAATTTTGTTTATTCCCTTTTGCGCCTGTTCACTGGAATCACCTCGAACAGTTCATGA
- the LOC126924562 gene encoding uncharacterized protein LOC126924562 isoform X2 translates to MTAIARLLAGIVIFGFITRTEGRCSHNSWEKIAGVKPETIDAQTVLFSAVNSNGITKRCFERCERVNCTAFVIDFGRSVCYSVRIEDDELVPEPNSIFYHRVCVKVPVSCARRKLWQVERSPGAVFIDTSAFHLSGPITRNQCYEKCIETGRSCESAQFRTSKPLSIDKTAFGRCSLSLYERGTRPRAYRASMYRDEYLRDQCRNLSKDEYCSYAEFQNVSLPYSDIALMDLDEKQCEKRCDSSVDGFICRGYTFANSSGQPLCLLHSEDTTSLGVSSLIDATNVVYREREPCLDLKVRCNDSTMTVELKTSDPFFGRLYSNGYADACGVQGTGSNRTILKLPVPPVDQIREGTLRCGLHPAFSVDDQNRTRPLVWATIVVQFNPIVQRLGDQAVRVGCSLNDRAPPQPKNVTVQSSFSFLDPNAGVPPISSTIVNASSQAPIVTMRILDENSAVAMVTHLGQKLTLKIQLSPPDGPYDITAGHLVASSASGDASYLLLDELGCPTDPTTFPALSKDPVDGRSLIATFTAFKFPNSQRVRFNVLVRFCLDKCIPTNCNGDKPSYGKKKRASESWSTQTTYQAETTPTSKDETPDELSLELSIIVQNSVASSADRLSSRENSSPDTVLIAGGNSVDGLLCVDASLALSLLIFLLIVQIALIVGCLLTVAQYRRTAIRAEEDRANILARHLYGIHGGNLDVARRVRWADHNLSSLSRD, encoded by the exons ATGACGGCGATCGCTCGTCTTCTCGCTGGGATCGTGATATTCGGCTTTATCACGAGAACAG AGGGCCGCTGTTCGCACAACAGTTGGGAGAAAATCGCTGGCGTTAAACCGGAAACCATCGACGCGCAAACAGTTCTCTTTAGCGCGGTCAACTCAAACGGAATAACGAAGCGTTGCTTCGAAAG ATGCGAACGCGTAAACTGCACCGCGTTCGTGATAGACTTTGGTAGAAGCGTCTGCTACAGCGTGCGAATAGAGGACGACGAACTGGTACCCGAACCGAATTCCATCTTTTACCACCGAGTTTGCGTGAAAG TACCGGTAAGCTGCGCGAGACGAAAACTTTGGCAGGTGGAGAGAAGTCCAGGAGCGGTGTTCATCGATACCAGCGCATTCCATCTATCTGGTCCGATCACGCGAAACCAATGTTACGAGAAATGCATAGAGACAG GAAGAAGCTGCGAGTCCGCGCAATTTCGCACTTCGAAACCCCTTTCGATCGACAAAACAGCGTTCGGACGATGCTCTCTCTCGTTGTACGAACGAGGAACCAGACCAAGAGCGTACAGAGCGTCCATGTACAGGGACGAGTACCTCAGAGATCAATGTCGAAATCTGT CCAAAGACGAGTATTGCTCGTACGCGGAATTCCAAAATGTCTCGTTACCGTACTCTGACATCGCTTTGATGGACCTTGACGAGAAGCAG TGCGAGAAAAGATGCGACTCGAGCGTGGATGGTTTTATCTGTCGAGGATACACGTTTGCCAATTCGTCGGGTCAACCACTTTGCCTACTGCACTCGGAAGATACCACCAGTCTAGGAGTTAGCTCGTTGATCGACGCGACGAACGTGGTCTACAGAGAGCGAGAACCTTGTTTAGATC TGAAGGTACGGTGCAACGATTCGACGATGACGGTCGAGTTGAAAACGAGCGACCCCTTCTTTGGCCGACTCTACTCGAACGGATACGCGGATGCCTGCGGCGTTCAAGGTACAGGCAGTAATCGAACAATATTGAAGTTACCTGTTCCACCCGTTGACCAGATTCGCGAAGGCACCCTTCGTTGCGGATTGCACCCTGCCTTTTCCGTCGACGATCAAAATCG AACGCGACCGTTGGTTTGGGCAACGATCGTGGTACAATTCAATCCGATCGTTCAACGACTTGGCGATCAAGCAGTCAGGGTTGGATGCTCGTTAAACGATCGAGCACCTCCGCAACCAAAAAACGTCACCGTTCAATCTAGTTTCAGCTTTCTCGATCCAAA CGCAGGAGTGCCTCCGATCTCCTCGACGATCGTCAACGCGTCCTCGCAAGCGCCGATAGTCACCATGAGGATATTGGACGAGAACTCGGCAGTCGCTATGGTCACGCATTTAGGTCAAAAGCTCACTCTGAAGATTCAATTGAGTCCACCAGATG GTCCTTATGACATTACCGCCGGACACTTAGTAGCGAGCAGCGCTTCCGGCGATGCCTCGTATCTACTACTAGACGAACTCGGATGCCCCACCGATCCGACCACCTTTCCTGCTCTCTCGAAGGATCCAGTCGATGGTCGTTCATTGATCGCAACTTTCACAGCCTTCAAATTCCCCAATAGTCAACGAGTCCGTTTCAACGTACTCGTCCGATTCTGCTTGGACAAGTGCATACCG ACCAACTGCAACGGCGATAAACCTTCTTatggaaaaaagaaacgagctAGCGAGTCTTGGAGTACGCAGACAACCTACCAGGCCGAAACAACGCCAACGTCCAAGGACGAAACTCCGGACGAGTTATCGCTGGAACTCTCCATAATCGTGCAAAATTCCGTCGCGTCTTCGGCTGATCGTTTATCTTCGAGAGAGAACTCGTCTCCCGATACCGTCCTAATCGCCGGAGGAA ATTCCGTGGACGGACTGCTCTGCGTCGACGCTAGTCTCGCTTTGAGTTTACTGATCTTCTTGTTGATCGTCCAAATAGCGCTAATCGTTGGCTGTCTATTGACCGTGGCACAATACAGAAGAACCGCCATACGAGCGGAAGAAGACAGAGCCAATATCCTAGCCAGACATCTCTACGGCATTCACGGAGGAAACTTGGACGTAGCGCGAAGAGTCAGATGGGCTGATCACAATCTTTCCTCCTTATCTCGCGACTGA
- the LOC126924562 gene encoding uncharacterized protein LOC126924562 isoform X1 has product MTAIARLLAGIVIFGFITRTEGRCSHNSWEKIAGVKPETIDAQTVLFSAVNSNGITKRCFERCERVNCTAFVIDFGRSVCYSVRIEDDELVPEPNSIFYHRVCVKVPVSCARRKLWQVERSPGAVFIDTSAFHLSGPITRNQCYEKCIETGRSCESAQFRTSKPLSIDKTAFGRCSLSLYERGTRPRAYRASMYRDEYLRDQCRNLSKDEYCSYAEFQNVSLPYSDIALMDLDEKQCEKRCDSSVDGFICRGYTFANSSGQPLCLLHSEDTTSLGVSSLIDATNVVYREREPCLDLKVRCNDSTMTVELKTSDPFFGRLYSNGYADACGVQGTGSNRTILKLPVPPVDQIREGTLRCGLHPAFSVDDQNRTRPLVWATIVVQFNPIVQRLGDQAVRVGCSLNDRAPPQPKNVTVQSSFSFLDPNAGVPPISSTIVNASSQAPIVTMRILDENSAVAMVTHLGQKLTLKIQLSPPDGPYDITAGHLVASSASGDASYLLLDELGCPTDPTTFPALSKDPVDGRSLIATFTAFKFPNSQRVRFNVLVRFCLDKCIPTNCNGDKPSYGKKKRASESWSTQTTYQAETTPTSKDETPDELSLELSIIVQNSVASSADRLSSRENSSPDTVLIAGGSEFCKLLQSPNQLKTFLFISRPILLAYYFCSISPLDSVDGLLCVDASLALSLLIFLLIVQIALIVGCLLTVAQYRRTAIRAEEDRANILARHLYGIHGGNLDVARRVRWADHNLSSLSRD; this is encoded by the exons ATGACGGCGATCGCTCGTCTTCTCGCTGGGATCGTGATATTCGGCTTTATCACGAGAACAG AGGGCCGCTGTTCGCACAACAGTTGGGAGAAAATCGCTGGCGTTAAACCGGAAACCATCGACGCGCAAACAGTTCTCTTTAGCGCGGTCAACTCAAACGGAATAACGAAGCGTTGCTTCGAAAG ATGCGAACGCGTAAACTGCACCGCGTTCGTGATAGACTTTGGTAGAAGCGTCTGCTACAGCGTGCGAATAGAGGACGACGAACTGGTACCCGAACCGAATTCCATCTTTTACCACCGAGTTTGCGTGAAAG TACCGGTAAGCTGCGCGAGACGAAAACTTTGGCAGGTGGAGAGAAGTCCAGGAGCGGTGTTCATCGATACCAGCGCATTCCATCTATCTGGTCCGATCACGCGAAACCAATGTTACGAGAAATGCATAGAGACAG GAAGAAGCTGCGAGTCCGCGCAATTTCGCACTTCGAAACCCCTTTCGATCGACAAAACAGCGTTCGGACGATGCTCTCTCTCGTTGTACGAACGAGGAACCAGACCAAGAGCGTACAGAGCGTCCATGTACAGGGACGAGTACCTCAGAGATCAATGTCGAAATCTGT CCAAAGACGAGTATTGCTCGTACGCGGAATTCCAAAATGTCTCGTTACCGTACTCTGACATCGCTTTGATGGACCTTGACGAGAAGCAG TGCGAGAAAAGATGCGACTCGAGCGTGGATGGTTTTATCTGTCGAGGATACACGTTTGCCAATTCGTCGGGTCAACCACTTTGCCTACTGCACTCGGAAGATACCACCAGTCTAGGAGTTAGCTCGTTGATCGACGCGACGAACGTGGTCTACAGAGAGCGAGAACCTTGTTTAGATC TGAAGGTACGGTGCAACGATTCGACGATGACGGTCGAGTTGAAAACGAGCGACCCCTTCTTTGGCCGACTCTACTCGAACGGATACGCGGATGCCTGCGGCGTTCAAGGTACAGGCAGTAATCGAACAATATTGAAGTTACCTGTTCCACCCGTTGACCAGATTCGCGAAGGCACCCTTCGTTGCGGATTGCACCCTGCCTTTTCCGTCGACGATCAAAATCG AACGCGACCGTTGGTTTGGGCAACGATCGTGGTACAATTCAATCCGATCGTTCAACGACTTGGCGATCAAGCAGTCAGGGTTGGATGCTCGTTAAACGATCGAGCACCTCCGCAACCAAAAAACGTCACCGTTCAATCTAGTTTCAGCTTTCTCGATCCAAA CGCAGGAGTGCCTCCGATCTCCTCGACGATCGTCAACGCGTCCTCGCAAGCGCCGATAGTCACCATGAGGATATTGGACGAGAACTCGGCAGTCGCTATGGTCACGCATTTAGGTCAAAAGCTCACTCTGAAGATTCAATTGAGTCCACCAGATG GTCCTTATGACATTACCGCCGGACACTTAGTAGCGAGCAGCGCTTCCGGCGATGCCTCGTATCTACTACTAGACGAACTCGGATGCCCCACCGATCCGACCACCTTTCCTGCTCTCTCGAAGGATCCAGTCGATGGTCGTTCATTGATCGCAACTTTCACAGCCTTCAAATTCCCCAATAGTCAACGAGTCCGTTTCAACGTACTCGTCCGATTCTGCTTGGACAAGTGCATACCG ACCAACTGCAACGGCGATAAACCTTCTTatggaaaaaagaaacgagctAGCGAGTCTTGGAGTACGCAGACAACCTACCAGGCCGAAACAACGCCAACGTCCAAGGACGAAACTCCGGACGAGTTATCGCTGGAACTCTCCATAATCGTGCAAAATTCCGTCGCGTCTTCGGCTGATCGTTTATCTTCGAGAGAGAACTCGTCTCCCGATACCGTCCTAATCGCCGGAGGAAGTGAGTTTTGCAAACTTTTGCAATCTCCAAACCAACTCAAaactttcctttttatttcgcGTCCGATTTTGCTCGCTTATTATTTCTGTTCTATCTCGCCCTTAGATTCCGTGGACGGACTGCTCTGCGTCGACGCTAGTCTCGCTTTGAGTTTACTGATCTTCTTGTTGATCGTCCAAATAGCGCTAATCGTTGGCTGTCTATTGACCGTGGCACAATACAGAAGAACCGCCATACGAGCGGAAGAAGACAGAGCCAATATCCTAGCCAGACATCTCTACGGCATTCACGGAGGAAACTTGGACGTAGCGCGAAGAGTCAGATGGGCTGATCACAATCTTTCCTCCTTATCTCGCGACTGA
- the LOC126924604 gene encoding four-domain proteases inhibitor-like: MWQLCLVLAIASSRSVIAFPQNDVVASGKVEIQTIRSTFSVDGFVFDGPADGRNVATTASTSSSATPSTTTQGASFDARYDQCVTTCPTTSEYNPVCGSDDVEYSNPGQLTCASACGKDVTLRHYGKCRTTKIRG; encoded by the exons ATGTGGCAACTTTGTCTAGTGTTAG CTATCGCGTCGAGCAGAAGCGTGATCGCATTTCCACAG AACGATGTGGTGGCTAGTGGCAAAGTCGAGATTCAAACGATACGCAGTACGTTCTCGGTGGACGGATTCGTTTTCGACGGACCTGCAGACGGCAGAAATGTCGCAACCACGGCAAGTACCAGTAGTTCTGCAACACCTTCGACGACTACGCAGGGTGCTTCCTTCGACGCTCGATACGACCAGTGTGTAACTACTTGTCCG ACGACGAGCGAATACAATCCGGTATGCGGCTCCGACGACGTTGAGTACTCCAATCCAGGACAATTAACCTGCGCATCGGCATGTGGAAAAG ATGTTACCTTAAGACACTACGGAAAATGCAGGACTACGAAGATAAGAGGATAG
- the LOC126924591 gene encoding PRELI domain-containing protein 1, mitochondrial isoform X2, with amino-acid sequence MVKYYESNTIFQFNWDQVARGFWQRYPNPNSTHVLTEDTVSRKVEDGMLHTTRLLTKTNRVPKWGERFISKSVVKIVEETIVDPKTKTLTTYTRNLGYTKVMVVVEKVVYKVCEENPNWTVAKRSAWIDSQVFGFGRAIQAFGLDRFKKNCTLMYNGFNYVLAHMFPHTAQYMNPTLSQMGFAHLVDEGAGARTSLAEDFQHSLQGRAEKVKDAAKKATDLAKKKAGTIYAAYQSEQS; translated from the exons ATGGTGAAGTATTATGAAAGTAATACAATTTTCCAATTTAATTGGGATCAAGTAGCACGTGGATTTTGGCAAAGATATCCAAATCCTAATAG CACCCATGTACTTACGGAAGATACTGTATCAAGGAAGGTCGAAGATGGCATGTTACATACCACACGACTTCTGACAAAAACTAACAGAGTACCAAAATGGGGAGAGAGATTTATTAGTAAAAGTGTTGTAAAAATTGTCGAAGAGACCATAGTGGACCCCAAAACGAAAACTTTAACAACATATACAAGAAATTTAGGTTACACTAAAGTCATG GTTGTTGTGGAGAAAGTTGTTTACAAGGTGTGCGAAGAAAATCCTAATTGGACAGTTGCAAAAAGATCAGCTTGGATCGACAGCCAAGTATTTGGATTTGGTAGAGCTATTCAAGCATTTGGATTGGATAGATTTAAAAAGAATTGCACTCTGATGTATAACGGGTTTAATTACGTCCTGGCACATATGTTTCCACATACAGCACAGTATATGAATCCAACACTTTCCCAAATGGGTTTTGCTCATCTA gTCGATGAAGGAGCAGGGGCAAGGACTAGTCTCGCGGAAGATTTTCAACATTCGTTACAGGGCAGAGCGGAAAAAGTAAAGGACGCTGCTAAAAAGGCAACAgatttggcaaagaaaaaagcTGGAACGATTTATGCTGCGTACCAATCTGAACAGTCGTAA
- the LOC126924591 gene encoding PRELI domain-containing protein 1, mitochondrial isoform X1, translated as MVKYYESNTIFQFNWDQVARGFWQRYPNPNSTHVLTEDTVSRKVEDGMLHTTRLLTKTNRVPKWGERFISKSVVKIVEETIVDPKTKTLTTYTRNLGYTKVMVVVEKVVYKVCEENPNWTVAKRSAWIDSQVFGFGRAIQAFGLDRFKKNCTLMYNGFNYVLAHMFPHTAQYMNPTLSQMGFAHLVRTTYIIQASKGKNLYLHVSFFLFKVDEGAGARTSLAEDFQHSLQGRAEKVKDAAKKATDLAKKKAGTIYAAYQSEQS; from the exons ATGGTGAAGTATTATGAAAGTAATACAATTTTCCAATTTAATTGGGATCAAGTAGCACGTGGATTTTGGCAAAGATATCCAAATCCTAATAG CACCCATGTACTTACGGAAGATACTGTATCAAGGAAGGTCGAAGATGGCATGTTACATACCACACGACTTCTGACAAAAACTAACAGAGTACCAAAATGGGGAGAGAGATTTATTAGTAAAAGTGTTGTAAAAATTGTCGAAGAGACCATAGTGGACCCCAAAACGAAAACTTTAACAACATATACAAGAAATTTAGGTTACACTAAAGTCATG GTTGTTGTGGAGAAAGTTGTTTACAAGGTGTGCGAAGAAAATCCTAATTGGACAGTTGCAAAAAGATCAGCTTGGATCGACAGCCAAGTATTTGGATTTGGTAGAGCTATTCAAGCATTTGGATTGGATAGATTTAAAAAGAATTGCACTCTGATGTATAACGGGTTTAATTACGTCCTGGCACATATGTTTCCACATACAGCACAGTATATGAATCCAACACTTTCCCAAATGGGTTTTGCTCATCTAGTAAGAACAACGTACATAATCCAAGCGTCAAAaggaaaaaatttatatttacatgtttctttctttttatttaaggTCGATGAAGGAGCAGGGGCAAGGACTAGTCTCGCGGAAGATTTTCAACATTCGTTACAGGGCAGAGCGGAAAAAGTAAAGGACGCTGCTAAAAAGGCAACAgatttggcaaagaaaaaagcTGGAACGATTTATGCTGCGTACCAATCTGAACAGTCGTAA